One part of the Actinomycetes bacterium genome encodes these proteins:
- the ltrA gene encoding group II intron reverse transcriptase/maturase has protein sequence MQRQEPFRGSDRAVRSIQRILDPVRALQHALHRAAKADPGRRFHALYDKVHRRDVLQRAWWLVRRNAGAPGIDQTTIADVEEYGVTRLLDELAAELQAGRFRPLPARRVFIPKPGSAEQRPLSIPAVRDRVVQAAVKIVIEPIFEADFLPCSHGFRPKRSAHDALQVLVDESFGGKRWVVETDVANCFEAIPHSGLMSAVEERVSDRRLLGLLCAFLRAGVMHEGTARRAVTGTPQGGVVSPLLANVFLHRLDRAWRGAYGTLVRYADDLVVMCKSQGQAVAALARVTALLAHLGLEPKQAKTRIVQLTDGGEGVDFLGFHHRLVHSRAARGTGQITYLARWPSRKAMQHARDRIRFMTMRARLVAPVEQIVQERNLFLRGWAGYFRYGNSAQAFDKIRSYAVMRLALFLAKRHQRPSAWGFAQVYRSRDSFGLVSLNGIVAAPRPNRAWRAPVEHRR, from the coding sequence GTGCAGCGTCAAGAGCCCTTCAGGGGGAGCGACCGAGCGGTCCGCAGCATCCAGCGGATCCTCGACCCGGTCCGTGCCTTGCAGCATGCGCTTCACCGGGCGGCCAAGGCTGACCCCGGACGACGATTCCACGCGCTGTATGACAAGGTCCACCGCAGGGATGTCTTGCAGCGAGCGTGGTGGCTGGTGCGTCGAAACGCTGGCGCGCCAGGCATCGACCAGACCACCATCGCCGACGTCGAGGAGTACGGGGTGACCCGGCTGCTCGACGAACTGGCCGCGGAACTGCAAGCGGGGCGGTTCCGGCCGTTGCCTGCCCGACGGGTGTTCATTCCCAAGCCCGGCTCGGCAGAGCAGCGACCGTTGTCGATTCCCGCGGTCCGTGACCGAGTCGTGCAGGCTGCCGTGAAGATCGTCATAGAGCCGATCTTCGAGGCGGACTTCTTGCCGTGCTCGCATGGGTTCCGGCCCAAACGGTCGGCGCACGACGCCCTGCAGGTACTCGTTGATGAGTCCTTCGGGGGCAAGCGGTGGGTGGTGGAGACGGACGTCGCGAACTGCTTTGAGGCGATCCCGCACTCGGGGTTGATGTCCGCGGTGGAGGAACGGGTCAGCGACCGTCGCCTCCTCGGGCTGCTCTGCGCGTTCCTACGCGCTGGGGTCATGCACGAGGGCACGGCCCGGCGGGCCGTCACCGGCACTCCGCAAGGCGGGGTTGTCTCCCCGCTGCTCGCCAACGTCTTCTTGCACCGGCTCGACCGGGCATGGCGTGGCGCGTATGGGACGCTGGTGCGGTATGCCGATGACCTGGTGGTGATGTGCAAGTCCCAGGGGCAGGCGGTCGCCGCGCTCGCGCGCGTAACCGCCCTGCTGGCCCATCTCGGCCTGGAGCCGAAGCAGGCCAAGACCCGGATCGTGCAGCTGACCGATGGTGGCGAGGGCGTGGACTTCCTCGGCTTCCACCATCGGCTGGTGCACTCCCGGGCCGCGCGGGGAACAGGCCAGATCACCTACCTCGCCCGTTGGCCATCGCGCAAGGCGATGCAGCACGCCCGGGACCGCATCCGGTTCATGACGATGCGGGCCCGGCTGGTTGCACCGGTCGAGCAAATCGTGCAGGAGAGGAACCTGTTCCTGCGCGGCTGGGCGGGCTACTTCCGCTACGGGAACTCCGCCCAGGCCTTCGACAAGATCCGCAGCTACGCGGTGATGCGGCTCGCGCTGTTCCTGGCGAAACGTCATCAACGCCCAAGCGCCTGGGGATTCGCCCAGGTCTACCGATCGCGTGACTCGTTCGGGCTGGTCTCCCTCAATGGAATCGTTGCCGCACCCAGGCCCAACCGGGCCTGGCGGGCTCCGGTCGAACACCGCCGGTGA